The bacterium genome segment ACTGGATCCGCAAGATTCGTAAATATTCACCGATCGATTGGCCGTAATGTTTCCGAAAAGCTCGATGGAGATAGATCGGGTGGACTCCGGCTTCCATCGCCAACAGTTGAATGCTCAACTGCTTTGCAAAATGATCATGAAGCCGTTCACGGACTCTTTTAAGCCACACAGGCGCACCGGATTTCTCGTCCTTAATGAGCAACCGGTTTGCTGATCCAATCATTTCCAGGGCCAATCCTTCCATGATCAGTGGAGAATCTACGTCCGATATTCTGAATTCGCGGTAAAGATTCAAACCCAATTGGAAAAGTACGCCACCTGAAAAATAAGTAGGATCACCCAGCATGAGATCATCCGAAAGGCGCTCCAGTCTTGACAACCAGTTCGAGCCAAATTGCATGTTAAAACATCTTGTTGAAGTGGTCTCAAAATGATTAGCATGAAGCTGATCGGCAGGCCGAAAAATAACATCGGATGATTTGCACGTCCGATTCCCTGTTTCATGAAGCTCAGTGAACTCTCCTTGCAAGACGATTATGAATCCGGCCTGTTTGTGAGAATGCTTTTCGACCAACTGACCCGACTTATAGAAGGTCTCAGCGAAGACCAGATCACCAACTGTCCTGGCATGAAGCACATCTGTTGGAAATTTTCCCGCCTTTAATTTGAGCATGCAGACATTATCTATTTTACAGTTTATCGCGCGCAAAATTTCTGTTGACAAGAATACACGCGATCATTAGAATACTTTCCCCGTGGAGGACATTAAAATGTCAATGATCATCAAAGGTAGAGGTTCAGAACGCCTCGCTGGTGCGGCTTCGCTGAAGCACCGCATGCCGATGGTCGGAGACCGCTTCCACTCCTACCGATATAGCTCAGTGGGTAGAGCGACAGATTTTGGGATCTGTGAGTGGCAGGTTCAAATCCTGCTATCGGAGCCCGGTGCTGCAAACACCGCTAAACACCTGTAGCCTGATCGGGCTTCACTCCTGCCGTTCTTAGAATCAAATCTATTTTCGGCACCGCTACCGACGCTTTGAGCGATCTCTGAAACTGCCCTCGGAAGCGGCCGTTTTTCGTTATTCCAGTTTTTTTGGATCATCGAAAACATCGCAACCAGGAACTCTAAAGATCTCCCGCGAAGGGATCGGGGAGTAAGCCCGTGAAGCTTTTTCTGAAAAACCATGAACACAAAAGGAGGTGATTCAGATGGTTTTGTTTCGGCGCATTCTGGTCGGTGATCAGGAGCGCGTATTGCTGATTCAAAAAGGTCGATTCGTTCGAATTCTGGAACCTGGCGAATACTGGGTTTGGACTTTTGGACGAAAGGTACAAACGGAACGTTACAACGTGCGCTGCGTAACATTCGAAAGTGATTGGTCCGATTACCTTGCGAAGGAAAAGCGCGCAGAAGCGGAACGCTTTTTCACAATCGCAGAAACCAATGACGCGCAGGTTGCCATTGCGTTTCTCGATGGAAAGGTTTGGAGCGTGATTGGACCCGGAAAGCGTGCATTGTTCTGGCGTGGACCGGTCGAGGTCACTGCTCGAATTGTTGATGTGAAGCAAGGTGCACAAGTGCCTGCTGATTTACTGCAGGCGCTCGCTCGTATCAAGACAGCGTTGGT includes the following:
- a CDS encoding AraC family transcriptional regulator yields the protein MLKLKAGKFPTDVLHARTVGDLVFAETFYKSGQLVEKHSHKQAGFIIVLQGEFTELHETGNRTCKSSDVIFRPADQLHANHFETTSTRCFNMQFGSNWLSRLERLSDDLMLGDPTYFSGGVLFQLGLNLYREFRISDVDSPLIMEGLALEMIGSANRLLIKDEKSGAPVWLKRVRERLHDHFAKQLSIQLLAMEAGVHPIYLHRAFRKHYGQSIGEYLRILRIQ